Proteins encoded in a region of the Microbacterium neungamense genome:
- a CDS encoding multidrug effflux MFS transporter, with protein sequence MRAITDTIRATPPTGAIRTLGRNPATAPVVLHPGDAIPCGRRTAYILLLGALTALGPFTIDLYLPAFPQLEQDFATSAAMIQLTLTGTMIGFAIGQLVVGPLSDKLGRRIPLIVVTALHVLSSLAAAFAPDLMLLGIARVLMGIGAAAGGVVAMAIVRDLFGGQRLVVMLSRLALVSGVAPVVAPLIGSALLTVMPWRGIFGVLAGYGAVMLVSAVLLIPETLPRERRHERGATTVLQRYRSVLTDRVYLGVLVIGGMTFSGLFSYLSASPFLFQQTHGLDPQAYGLLFAVNSLGVVGGVQVSSRLATRFGPQWVLAFSTAMQLVSGAAIVAFDVLGLGFWGTVIPLWFFMTACGFSFPCVQVLALDRHGKAAGTAASILGAANFGVAAIISPVVGLISADAGITATTMASVMVGCAVVGILSLWLVVRPRSVGMLAP encoded by the coding sequence ATCCGCGCCATCACCGACACCATCCGCGCCACGCCGCCGACCGGGGCGATCCGCACGCTCGGCAGGAATCCGGCGACCGCACCGGTCGTCCTGCATCCGGGCGACGCGATCCCGTGCGGCCGGCGCACGGCGTACATCCTGCTGCTCGGAGCGCTAACCGCGCTGGGCCCGTTCACGATCGACCTGTACCTGCCGGCGTTCCCGCAGCTGGAGCAGGACTTCGCCACCTCGGCGGCCATGATCCAGCTGACGCTGACCGGCACGATGATCGGCTTCGCGATCGGCCAGCTCGTGGTGGGGCCCCTCAGCGACAAGCTCGGCCGCCGCATCCCGCTGATCGTGGTCACCGCGCTGCATGTGCTCTCCAGCCTCGCCGCGGCGTTCGCCCCCGATCTCATGCTGCTCGGCATCGCACGGGTGCTGATGGGCATCGGCGCGGCGGCCGGCGGCGTCGTGGCGATGGCGATCGTACGCGACCTCTTCGGCGGGCAGCGTCTCGTCGTGATGCTGTCGCGCCTGGCACTGGTGTCGGGAGTGGCGCCGGTGGTGGCGCCGCTCATCGGATCGGCGCTGCTCACGGTGATGCCGTGGCGAGGCATCTTCGGCGTGCTCGCCGGCTACGGAGCGGTCATGCTCGTCTCGGCGGTGCTGCTCATCCCGGAGACCCTGCCGCGGGAGCGTCGTCACGAGCGCGGGGCGACGACCGTGCTGCAGCGGTACCGCAGCGTGCTCACCGATCGCGTGTACCTCGGGGTGCTGGTGATCGGCGGGATGACCTTCTCCGGCCTGTTCTCGTACCTGTCCGCGTCGCCGTTCCTGTTCCAGCAGACGCACGGCCTCGACCCGCAGGCGTACGGGCTGCTGTTCGCGGTGAACTCGCTCGGCGTCGTCGGCGGCGTGCAGGTGTCCTCCCGGCTGGCGACGCGCTTCGGGCCGCAGTGGGTCCTGGCGTTCTCGACGGCGATGCAGCTCGTCTCCGGCGCGGCGATCGTCGCGTTCGATGTGCTCGGGCTCGGCTTCTGGGGCACGGTCATCCCGCTGTGGTTCTTCATGACGGCCTGCGGGTTCAGCTTCCCCTGCGTGCAGGTGCTCGCCCTCGACCGGCACGGCAAGGCCGCCGGCACCGCGGCGTCGATCCTCGGGGCGGCGAACTTCGGCGTGGCGGCGATCATCTCGCCGGTGGTCGGGTTGATCTCGGCGGATGCCGGGATCACGGCGACCACGATGGCGTCGGTCATGGTCGGATGCGCCGTGGTCGGCATCCTCTCGCTGTGGCTCGTGGTGCGCCCGCGGTCGGTCGGGATGCTGGCACCCTGA
- a CDS encoding cystathionine gamma-synthase, with the protein MTDRAFATRAIHAGQTPDPTTGAIIPPIYQSSTHVQDGIGNFRGGYEYNRAGNPTRSSLETQLAALEGGVRALSFASGLAAEDALLRGVLKPGDHVVLGNDVYGGTYRLLTRVLAPWGIDTTTVELGDADALRSALRPETRIVWLETPSNPLLKIVDIAQIAGIAHAAGAIVVVDNTFASPALQQPLALGADLVVHSTTKYLGGHSDVLGGAVVFGDDRFVEQVGFQQFAVGAVSAPLDAWLTTRGIKTLAVRMRQHSENAAAIAEWAAARPEFSEVFYPGLSSHPGHEVAARQMSAFGGMLSLGLAAGPEAARAFAESTELFQLAESLGGVESLIGYPPEMTHASVRGTALAVPENVVRLSVGIEDVSDLIADLEQGLARVAR; encoded by the coding sequence ATGACCGACCGCGCCTTCGCCACCCGTGCCATCCATGCCGGCCAGACGCCGGACCCGACGACCGGGGCGATCATCCCGCCGATCTACCAGTCGTCCACTCACGTGCAGGACGGCATCGGCAACTTCCGCGGCGGCTACGAGTACAACCGGGCCGGCAACCCCACCCGCTCGTCGCTGGAGACGCAGCTCGCCGCGCTCGAGGGCGGCGTACGGGCGCTGTCGTTCGCCTCGGGGCTTGCCGCCGAGGACGCGCTGCTGCGCGGCGTCCTGAAGCCGGGCGATCACGTCGTGCTCGGCAACGACGTGTACGGCGGCACCTACCGGCTGCTCACCCGGGTGCTCGCGCCGTGGGGCATCGACACCACGACGGTCGAACTCGGCGACGCCGACGCCCTGCGCTCGGCGCTGCGGCCGGAGACCCGGATCGTCTGGCTGGAGACGCCGAGCAACCCGCTGCTGAAGATCGTCGACATCGCGCAGATCGCCGGGATCGCGCACGCCGCAGGGGCGATCGTCGTGGTCGACAACACCTTCGCCTCGCCCGCGCTGCAGCAGCCCCTCGCGCTCGGCGCGGACCTCGTCGTGCACTCGACCACGAAGTACCTCGGAGGGCACTCCGATGTTCTCGGCGGCGCCGTCGTGTTCGGCGACGACCGGTTCGTCGAGCAGGTCGGGTTCCAGCAGTTCGCGGTCGGGGCCGTCTCCGCCCCGCTGGACGCCTGGCTGACGACCCGCGGCATCAAGACGCTCGCGGTGCGGATGCGGCAGCACTCCGAGAACGCGGCGGCGATCGCGGAGTGGGCGGCGGCGCGGCCCGAGTTCTCCGAGGTGTTCTACCCGGGGCTGTCGTCGCACCCCGGGCACGAGGTGGCCGCGCGGCAGATGAGCGCCTTCGGCGGGATGCTCTCGCTGGGGCTCGCCGCCGGACCCGAGGCGGCCCGCGCCTTCGCGGAGTCCACCGAACTGTTCCAGCTCGCCGAGTCGCTCGGGGGAGTGGAGTCGCTGATCGGCTACCCGCCGGAGATGACGCACGCGTCGGTGCGCGGCACCGCGCTCGCCGTGCCCGAGAACGTCGTCCGCCTGTCGGTGGGCATCGAGGACGTGAGCGACCTCATCGCCGACCTCGAGCAGGGCCTCGCCCGCGTCGCCCGCTGA
- a CDS encoding cystathionine beta-synthase, whose translation MRYAESVADLVGGTPLVRLNRVTDGVACTVLVKLEYLNPGGSSKDRIARRIIDAAEASGDLRPGGTIVEPTSGNTGVGLALVAQQRGYRCVFVVPDKVGQDKIDVLRAYGAEVVVTPTSVPADSPESYYSVSDRLAREIPGAFKPNQYENPNGPRSHYETTGPEIWADTEGRITHFVAGVGTGGTITGTGRYLREVSGDRVRIVGVDPEGSVYSGGTGRPYLVEGVGEDIWPGAYDASVPHEIVAVSDAEAFAMTRRLAREEGILVGGSSGMAVVGALRVAKDLPADAVMVVLLPDGGRGYLSKIFNDAWMRAYGFGDDEGPGTVADVLAVRARMREESGSVIPDLVHVHPDETVLDAIGIMGEYGVSQLVVLSTEPPVMMGELIGTVDERGLLDLLFRGEATPADPVGRHVGERLPLVGLHAPVEQARAALADADALLVTQDGRPHTVLTRQDLLAYLSR comes from the coding sequence ATGCGCTACGCGGAATCCGTCGCCGACCTCGTCGGCGGCACGCCCCTGGTCCGGCTCAACCGGGTGACGGACGGCGTCGCCTGCACCGTGCTGGTCAAGCTCGAGTACCTGAACCCGGGCGGATCGAGCAAGGACCGCATCGCCCGCCGGATCATCGACGCCGCCGAGGCATCCGGCGACCTGCGTCCGGGCGGGACCATCGTCGAGCCGACCAGCGGCAACACCGGTGTAGGGCTGGCTCTGGTCGCCCAGCAGCGCGGGTATCGCTGCGTGTTCGTCGTACCGGACAAGGTGGGGCAGGACAAGATCGACGTGCTGCGCGCCTACGGCGCCGAGGTGGTGGTGACACCGACATCCGTCCCCGCCGACAGCCCCGAGTCGTACTACAGCGTCAGCGACCGGCTCGCGCGTGAGATCCCCGGCGCGTTCAAGCCGAACCAGTACGAGAACCCGAACGGCCCGCGCAGCCACTACGAGACCACTGGCCCCGAGATCTGGGCGGACACCGAGGGGCGGATCACGCACTTCGTCGCCGGCGTCGGCACCGGCGGCACGATCACCGGCACCGGACGGTACCTGCGCGAGGTGTCCGGCGACCGGGTGCGGATCGTGGGCGTCGACCCGGAGGGCAGCGTCTACAGCGGCGGCACCGGGCGGCCGTACCTCGTCGAGGGCGTCGGCGAGGACATCTGGCCGGGGGCGTACGACGCGTCGGTGCCGCACGAGATCGTGGCGGTGAGCGACGCGGAGGCGTTCGCCATGACCCGCCGGCTCGCGCGCGAGGAGGGCATCCTCGTCGGCGGGTCCAGCGGCATGGCGGTGGTGGGGGCGCTTCGCGTCGCGAAGGACCTCCCCGCGGATGCCGTGATGGTGGTGCTGCTGCCGGACGGCGGGCGCGGGTACCTGAGCAAGATCTTCAACGACGCGTGGATGCGGGCGTACGGCTTCGGCGACGACGAGGGCCCGGGGACCGTGGCCGACGTCCTCGCGGTGCGCGCACGGATGCGGGAGGAGTCGGGGTCCGTGATCCCCGACCTCGTGCACGTGCATCCGGACGAGACCGTGCTGGACGCGATCGGCATCATGGGCGAGTACGGCGTCTCGCAGCTGGTGGTGCTCAGCACCGAGCCGCCGGTGATGATGGGCGAGCTGATCGGGACGGTGGATGAGCGCGGCCTGCTGGACCTGCTGTTCCGCGGGGAGGCGACGCCCGCCGACCCGGTCGGCCGGCATGTGGGGGAGCGGCTGCCTCTGGTCGGTCTGCACGCGCCCGTGGAGCAGGCCAGGGCGGCGCTCGCCGACGCCGACGCCCTGCTGGTGACCCAGGACGGCCGCCCGCACACGGTGCTCACCCGCCAGGACCTGCTGGCCTACCTGTCGCGCTGA
- a CDS encoding carbohydrate ABC transporter permease, with protein sequence MSATEAVVLDNRSKRQVARDTRRNEAIAHKKLRSKGATIAAVIIAVFWTIPTFGLFVTSFRPGADTQSTGWWTVFTDPSFTLQNYAEALTSGGTSTTLAAAFVNSLAITIPATVFPIVIASMAAYAFAWIDFKGRNMLFIFVFALQIVPLQMALVPLLSLFSDGLTIGDVQVFPGFGLNDVNYSYARVWIAHAIFALPLATFMLHNFIAEIPGDIVEAARVDGAGHGQVFFRIILPLAMPAIASFAIFQFLWVWNDLLVATIFAAPGALPITQALNSLSGTWGNRWFLQSAGTFISIIVPLIVFFSLQRFFVRGLLAGATKG encoded by the coding sequence ATGAGTGCCACCGAAGCCGTCGTGCTGGACAACCGCAGCAAGCGCCAGGTGGCGCGCGACACCCGCCGCAACGAGGCGATCGCCCACAAGAAGCTGCGGTCCAAGGGCGCCACGATCGCCGCGGTCATCATCGCGGTGTTCTGGACGATCCCGACCTTCGGCCTGTTCGTCACCTCCTTCCGTCCCGGCGCCGACACGCAGTCGACCGGATGGTGGACGGTGTTCACCGACCCGTCGTTCACGCTGCAGAACTATGCCGAGGCGCTCACCTCGGGCGGCACCTCGACCACGCTCGCCGCCGCGTTCGTGAACTCGCTCGCGATCACGATCCCGGCCACGGTGTTCCCGATCGTGATCGCGTCGATGGCCGCCTACGCGTTCGCGTGGATCGACTTCAAGGGCCGGAACATGCTGTTCATCTTCGTGTTCGCCCTGCAGATCGTGCCGCTGCAGATGGCCCTCGTCCCGCTGCTGAGCCTGTTCTCGGACGGGCTGACGATCGGCGATGTGCAGGTGTTCCCGGGCTTCGGCCTGAACGACGTGAACTACAGCTACGCCCGCGTCTGGATCGCGCACGCGATCTTCGCGCTGCCTCTGGCGACGTTCATGCTGCACAACTTCATCGCGGAGATCCCGGGCGACATCGTCGAGGCCGCCCGGGTGGACGGGGCCGGCCACGGCCAGGTGTTCTTCCGGATCATCCTGCCGCTGGCGATGCCGGCGATCGCGTCGTTCGCGATCTTCCAGTTCCTCTGGGTGTGGAACGACCTGCTCGTGGCGACGATCTTCGCCGCACCGGGCGCGCTGCCGATCACCCAGGCGCTGAACTCGCTGTCGGGCACATGGGGCAACCGCTGGTTCCTGCAGTCGGCGGGTACCTTCATCTCGATCATCGTGCCGCTGATCGTGTTCTTCTCCCTGCAGCGCTTCTTCGTCCGCGGTCTGCTGGCGGGGGCCACGAAGGGCTGA
- a CDS encoding carbohydrate ABC transporter permease has protein sequence MSQATVDREATTDSPVTTHGTDPKGRAITRAVVIVGFVLVAALLFMLIFSAPVEDPARVTIGVSLNSYFLWLGNLHPLLQIPAVLLAFGVVVAILLVLIEFAPRPGRGYFVMRLVACLAIPVLAFMLLRPYANAVLYVVAIALLVGALLFFADYRSRQGAGYLFQLVLFMAPAAVMLLTGLIYPAIATFVKSFFDKTGTDFVGLENYVWVFTNPVGSASVINTLIWAILAPVVSVVIGLAYAVFIDRAHGEKVLKVLVFMPVAISFVGAGIIWKFMYDYRQGDQLGLLNAVVTLFGGDPVNWLAVKPIVNTLMLLVVFIWTQTGFAMVILSAAIKAVPTEQIEAAELDGANAWERFRNVTVPGIRSSLIVVLTTITIASLKVYDIVAVMTGGRDDTTVLGFEMVNQQQRFQSYGHSSALAVVLFLFVLPLIVYNARSLRKQREIR, from the coding sequence ATGTCACAAGCGACCGTCGACCGTGAGGCGACGACCGACAGTCCGGTGACGACGCACGGCACTGATCCGAAGGGGCGCGCGATCACGCGTGCCGTCGTGATCGTCGGCTTCGTGCTCGTCGCCGCACTGCTCTTCATGCTCATCTTCAGCGCCCCGGTGGAGGACCCGGCACGGGTCACGATCGGGGTCTCGCTGAACAGCTACTTCCTGTGGCTGGGCAACCTGCATCCGCTGCTGCAGATCCCGGCCGTGCTGCTCGCCTTCGGCGTCGTCGTGGCGATCCTGCTCGTGCTCATCGAGTTCGCGCCGCGACCGGGCCGCGGGTACTTCGTCATGCGCCTGGTCGCATGCCTCGCCATCCCCGTGCTGGCGTTCATGCTGCTGCGTCCGTATGCGAACGCGGTGCTCTACGTCGTCGCGATCGCCCTGCTCGTCGGGGCGCTGCTGTTCTTCGCCGACTACCGGTCGCGGCAGGGCGCCGGCTACCTGTTCCAGCTGGTGCTGTTCATGGCCCCGGCGGCGGTGATGCTGCTGACCGGGCTGATCTACCCGGCGATCGCCACCTTCGTGAAGTCGTTCTTCGACAAGACCGGCACCGACTTCGTCGGCCTCGAGAACTACGTCTGGGTCTTCACGAACCCCGTCGGCTCGGCATCCGTGATCAACACGCTGATCTGGGCGATCCTCGCCCCGGTCGTCTCCGTGGTGATCGGCCTGGCGTATGCGGTGTTCATCGACCGCGCGCACGGCGAGAAGGTGCTGAAGGTGCTGGTGTTCATGCCGGTGGCGATCTCGTTCGTCGGCGCGGGCATCATCTGGAAGTTCATGTACGACTACCGGCAGGGCGACCAGCTCGGCCTGTTGAACGCGGTCGTCACGCTGTTCGGCGGCGACCCGGTCAACTGGCTGGCGGTGAAGCCGATCGTGAACACCCTGATGCTGCTGGTCGTGTTCATCTGGACGCAGACCGGCTTCGCCATGGTGATCCTGTCCGCCGCGATCAAGGCGGTGCCCACCGAGCAGATCGAGGCGGCCGAGCTCGACGGCGCGAACGCGTGGGAGCGCTTCCGGAACGTCACCGTCCCCGGCATCCGCTCGTCGCTCATCGTCGTGCTGACGACCATCACGATCGCGTCGCTGAAGGTGTACGACATCGTCGCGGTGATGACCGGCGGACGTGACGACACCACCGTGCTCGGCTTCGAGATGGTGAACCAGCAGCAGCGGTTCCAGAGCTACGGGCACTCCTCGGCGCTGGCCGTGGTGCTGTTCCTGTTCGTGCTGCCGCTGATCGTCTACAACGCCCGATCGCTGCGCAAGCAGAGGGAGATCCGCTGA
- a CDS encoding ABC transporter substrate-binding protein, translating into MSISKRRMLLASLAVPTVLGVSLVGCAEADTGGGGGDGEQTVRISGGITGTEADDLNESFAAFEEETGINVEYTGDKSFEGNIVTKVTGGDAPDIAIVPQPGLLKTLVDTGKVVPAPESVEKAVDENWSEAWKDIATFDDTFYAAPMLANLKGYIWYQPAKFQEWGVEVPKTWDELITLTETIREKTGQPPWCAGFASGDASGWPGTDWIEDLVLRQAGPEVYDQWAAGEVEFTDPKIKEAFDAVGSILLNPEYVNAGFGDVKSINSTAFADVAAKIADGTCALTHQASFLSANFLDVKNADGETPTVAPDGDVYAFITPGMTEGELQVSGGGEFVAAFNDDEATQQVLEFMTTPEFADARVELGGVISANKKADPSLASSEFLQESMAILQDESTTFRFDASDLMPSTVGSGSFWKGMVDWIDGKPTEQVLSDIQAGYEN; encoded by the coding sequence ATGAGTATTTCCAAGCGGCGCATGTTGCTTGCTTCGCTCGCGGTCCCGACGGTCCTGGGCGTCTCGCTCGTCGGATGCGCGGAAGCCGACACCGGTGGTGGCGGCGGCGACGGCGAGCAGACGGTGCGCATCTCCGGCGGCATCACCGGCACCGAGGCGGACGACCTGAACGAGTCCTTCGCGGCGTTCGAGGAGGAGACCGGGATCAACGTCGAGTACACCGGCGACAAGAGCTTCGAGGGCAACATCGTCACCAAGGTGACCGGCGGTGACGCGCCGGACATCGCGATCGTCCCGCAGCCGGGTCTGCTGAAGACCCTCGTCGACACCGGCAAGGTCGTGCCGGCACCGGAGAGCGTCGAGAAGGCCGTCGACGAGAACTGGTCCGAAGCGTGGAAGGACATCGCCACGTTCGACGACACCTTCTACGCCGCACCGATGCTGGCCAACCTGAAGGGCTACATCTGGTACCAGCCTGCGAAGTTCCAGGAATGGGGTGTCGAGGTCCCGAAGACCTGGGACGAGCTGATCACCCTGACTGAGACGATCCGCGAGAAGACGGGGCAGCCGCCGTGGTGCGCGGGCTTCGCCTCCGGCGACGCCTCCGGCTGGCCGGGCACCGACTGGATCGAGGACCTGGTCCTGCGCCAGGCCGGCCCCGAGGTCTACGACCAGTGGGCTGCGGGCGAGGTGGAGTTCACCGACCCGAAGATCAAGGAGGCCTTCGACGCGGTCGGCTCCATCCTGCTCAACCCGGAGTACGTGAACGCCGGGTTCGGCGACGTGAAGAGCATCAACTCCACCGCGTTCGCCGACGTCGCGGCCAAGATCGCCGACGGCACCTGCGCGCTCACCCACCAGGCGTCGTTCCTGTCGGCGAACTTCCTCGACGTGAAGAACGCCGACGGTGAGACCCCGACGGTGGCGCCGGACGGCGACGTCTACGCGTTCATCACCCCGGGCATGACCGAGGGCGAGCTGCAGGTCTCCGGTGGCGGCGAGTTCGTCGCCGCGTTCAACGACGACGAGGCCACCCAGCAGGTGCTCGAGTTCATGACGACCCCGGAGTTCGCTGACGCGCGCGTCGAGCTGGGCGGTGTCATCTCGGCGAACAAGAAGGCCGACCCGAGCCTCGCCTCGAGCGAGTTCCTGCAGGAGTCCATGGCGATCCTCCAGGACGAGTCGACCACGTTCCGTTTCGACGCGTCCGACCTGATGCCCTCCACGGTCGGCTCTGGCTCCTTCTGGAAGGGGATGGTCGACTGGATCGACGGGAAGCCCACCGAGCAGGTGCTCTCCGACATCCAGGCCGGCTACGAGAACTAG
- the rplL gene encoding 50S ribosomal protein L7/L12 has protein sequence MAKLSTEELLDAFKELTLIELSEFVKAFEETFDVTAAAPVAVAAAGAPAGGAPAEEAEEKDSFDVVLEAAGDKKIQVIKVVRELTSLGLGEAKAVVDGAPKAVLEGANKETAEKAKAALEEAGATVTLK, from the coding sequence ATGGCGAAGCTCAGCACTGAGGAGCTGCTCGACGCGTTCAAGGAGCTCACCCTCATCGAGCTCAGCGAGTTCGTGAAGGCCTTCGAGGAGACCTTCGACGTCACCGCTGCTGCTCCGGTGGCCGTTGCCGCCGCGGGTGCCCCGGCCGGTGGCGCCCCCGCCGAGGAGGCCGAGGAGAAGGACTCGTTCGACGTCGTCCTCGAGGCCGCCGGCGACAAGAAGATCCAGGTCATCAAGGTCGTCCGCGAGCTCACCTCGCTCGGCCTCGGCGAGGCCAAGGCCGTCGTCGACGGTGCTCCGAAGGCCGTCCTCGAGGGCGCCAACAAGGAGACCGCCGAGAAGGCGAAGGCCGCCCTGGAGGAGGCCGGCGCGACGGTCACCCTCAAGTAA
- the rplJ gene encoding 50S ribosomal protein L10, producing MAQKEASVAELTKHFEDSTAVLLTEYRGLTVAELKELRNSIRQDAEYAVVKNTLTKIAANNAGITALDDELKGPSAIAFVHGDPVSVAKGLRAFAKAHPLLVIKGGYFDGAALSAEEVGKLADLESREVLLAKAAGLFKASMAKAAALFQAPLSKTVRTVEALREKQESAA from the coding sequence ATGGCGCAGAAGGAAGCATCGGTCGCCGAGCTCACGAAGCACTTCGAGGACTCGACCGCCGTTCTGCTCACCGAGTACCGCGGTCTGACGGTCGCCGAGCTCAAGGAGCTTCGCAACAGCATCCGTCAGGACGCGGAATACGCCGTGGTGAAGAACACGCTGACCAAGATCGCCGCGAACAACGCGGGGATCACGGCGCTGGACGACGAGCTGAAGGGCCCGTCCGCCATCGCCTTCGTGCACGGTGACCCGGTCTCCGTCGCGAAGGGTCTGCGTGCTTTCGCCAAGGCACACCCTCTTCTGGTGATCAAGGGCGGCTACTTCGACGGTGCCGCCCTGTCCGCAGAAGAGGTCGGCAAGCTCGCCGACCTCGAGAGCCGTGAGGTCCTGCTCGCCAAGGCAGCCGGCCTCTTCAAGGCCTCGATGGCGAAGGCAGCCGCACTCTTCCAGGCACCGCTGTCGAAGACCGTCCGCACGGTCGAGGCGCTGCGTGAGAAGCAGGAGTCCGCTGCCTGA
- a CDS encoding glucose-6-phosphate dehydrogenase — protein sequence MTDETTLVLFGASGDLASRLLLPALGQLLSTEPDRSVRLLGSSTEDWTDADLQRVVDTAFAAAKAESALDRIRVEYVRCDITDAAELAALLERAPDAAALYFAVPPAVTAKACEALTSEMLPPGVMLALEKPFGVDEESARALNERLARIVPENQVFRIDHFLGRSSILNLLGVRFANRRVEPIWSAEHIESVTIVYDEKLGLEGRAGYYDKAGALVDMIQSHLLQLLAVVAMDRPEALDEHDFREATTRVLRDVHVWGDDPVRSSRRARYTAGEIDGAARAGYLEEPGVDPARDTETLAEVDLEVRSDRWRGVPFTLRSGKAMGAKFAEVAVFFRPVEAIPRGFTGSAPGEVMRFTLGPDRMSIEMNVNGPGDPFELDRATLTAELGPGALQAYAEVLAGILDRDATLAVRGDAAEECWRIVAPILEAWRRGEVPMQEYPAGSRGPADWPSKR from the coding sequence ATGACCGACGAGACGACGCTCGTGCTCTTCGGGGCATCCGGCGACCTGGCATCCCGCCTGCTCCTGCCGGCCCTCGGCCAGCTGCTCAGCACCGAACCCGACCGCTCGGTGCGGCTGCTCGGGTCCAGCACCGAGGACTGGACAGACGCGGATCTGCAGCGGGTCGTCGACACGGCATTCGCCGCGGCGAAGGCGGAATCGGCGCTCGACCGCATCCGCGTCGAGTACGTCCGCTGCGACATCACGGATGCCGCCGAGCTCGCCGCCCTGCTCGAACGCGCGCCGGACGCCGCCGCGCTGTACTTCGCGGTGCCGCCGGCGGTCACCGCGAAGGCATGCGAGGCGCTGACGTCCGAGATGCTGCCGCCGGGGGTCATGCTCGCCCTCGAGAAGCCGTTCGGGGTCGACGAGGAGAGCGCCCGCGCGCTGAACGAGCGGCTGGCGAGGATCGTGCCGGAGAACCAGGTGTTCCGCATCGACCACTTCCTCGGCCGCTCCAGCATCCTGAACCTGCTCGGCGTGCGCTTCGCGAACCGCCGCGTCGAGCCGATCTGGTCGGCCGAGCACATCGAGTCGGTGACGATCGTGTACGACGAGAAGCTCGGGCTCGAGGGCCGCGCCGGCTACTACGACAAGGCGGGCGCCCTGGTCGACATGATCCAGAGCCACCTGCTGCAGCTGCTCGCCGTCGTGGCGATGGACCGCCCGGAGGCGCTCGACGAGCACGACTTCCGCGAGGCGACCACGCGGGTGCTCCGCGACGTGCACGTCTGGGGCGACGATCCGGTGCGCTCCTCGCGCCGCGCCCGCTACACGGCCGGCGAGATCGACGGCGCCGCACGGGCCGGCTACCTCGAGGAGCCGGGCGTGGATCCGGCCCGCGACACCGAGACCCTGGCCGAGGTCGATCTCGAGGTGCGCAGCGACCGCTGGCGCGGGGTGCCGTTCACGCTCCGCTCCGGCAAGGCCATGGGCGCGAAGTTCGCCGAGGTCGCGGTGTTCTTCCGCCCGGTCGAGGCGATCCCGCGCGGGTTCACCGGCTCCGCACCCGGCGAGGTGATGCGGTTCACGCTCGGCCCCGACCGGATGTCGATCGAGATGAACGTGAACGGCCCGGGCGACCCGTTCGAGCTGGATCGGGCGACCCTCACCGCCGAACTCGGCCCGGGGGCGCTGCAGGCGTACGCGGAGGTGCTCGCCGGCATCCTGGATCGCGACGCGACGCTCGCGGTGCGCGGGGACGCCGCGGAGGAGTGCTGGCGGATCGTCGCGCCGATCCTGGAGGCGTGGCGCCGCGGCGAGGTGCCGATGCAGGAGTACCCGGCGGGCTCGCGCGGCCCGGCCGACTGGCCGTCCAAGCGCTGA
- a CDS encoding YqaJ viral recombinase family protein → MTPELQARIVADSRDRVAWLRARARGITATDVAGLSSEASIARAADAKLGRGPRFGGNAYTDHGRRREPEIASWVAATHGILPSTALFCAERERRHLATPDGIRVDGEGRVLLAEIKTTNKSWRSIPRTYLRQVWWQQHVLGAERTLFVWEEHDDFSPVHDEPKAVWIDRDEREIARLVGLATRLIDELYHRTTGQRPPAAAPASVESRLESLRERDMFRALALAD, encoded by the coding sequence GTGACCCCGGAACTCCAAGCGCGCATCGTGGCGGACTCCCGCGACCGCGTCGCGTGGCTCCGCGCCAGGGCCAGGGGGATCACCGCCACCGACGTCGCCGGGCTCTCCAGCGAGGCGTCGATCGCGCGTGCGGCGGACGCCAAGCTGGGCCGCGGCCCGCGCTTCGGCGGCAACGCGTACACCGACCACGGCCGCCGTCGCGAGCCCGAGATCGCGTCCTGGGTCGCCGCGACGCACGGCATCCTGCCCTCCACCGCGCTGTTCTGCGCCGAACGCGAGCGGCGCCATCTGGCCACCCCGGACGGGATCCGCGTCGACGGCGAGGGCCGGGTGCTGCTCGCCGAGATCAAGACGACGAACAAGTCCTGGCGCAGCATCCCGCGCACCTACCTGCGCCAGGTGTGGTGGCAGCAGCACGTGCTCGGCGCCGAGCGGACCCTGTTCGTCTGGGAGGAGCACGACGACTTCAGCCCGGTGCACGACGAGCCGAAGGCGGTGTGGATCGACCGCGACGAGCGCGAGATCGCGCGCCTCGTCGGCCTCGCCACCCGCCTGATCGACGAGCTCTACCACCGCACCACCGGTCAGCGCCCGCCGGCCGCCGCGCCGGCATCCGTCGAGAGCCGCCTGGAATCCCTCCGCGAGCGCGACATGTTCCGCGCCCTCGCCCTCGCGGACTGA